One window of the Mixophyes fleayi isolate aMixFle1 chromosome 6, aMixFle1.hap1, whole genome shotgun sequence genome contains the following:
- the FGFBP3 gene encoding LOW QUALITY PROTEIN: fibroblast growth factor-binding protein 3 (The sequence of the model RefSeq protein was modified relative to this genomic sequence to represent the inferred CDS: deleted 2 bases in 1 codon): MVLFEDSENTLSKQELQEVLWRQVIWSPPEVPSNLSSVSGKTAYVAIRIFEYEIVCAPSKVLITNARTPLNRTPSSNTNNEMRHSSVIISFIFLVNCLSTLQGVHGKNDKRASKRGESEAFLRSGLFSTKHKHECTWEIVGDANVSLSLSCSQPSSSSYNCTYEGEPQQCPLYATKAKQYWKQILGKFKKMKNACEDNTLKSRLCKKAEATKSQLVKIGGDVLVETEKGKVKGKGHIKEPEKGPEGRPRDPEVNANVGTEKKPSSRKKKPDTKSSQTPNPSNSPAGPELTTAREVNDDIVELNENLSEAYCAEKWHSVCSFFVNFWNG; encoded by the exons AGTCCTCCAGAGGTGCCTTCCAACTTGTCATCAGTGTCTGGTAAGACTGCCTACGTTGCTATAA GAATTTTTGAATACGAAATAGTTTGTGCTCCAAGTAAGGTACTGATTACTAATGCTCGGACGCCCTTGAATCGCACACCATCCAGCAACACTAAC AATGAGATGAGGCACTCCAGTGTGattatttcattcatttttttggtCAACTGCCTGAGCACTTTACAAGGAGTCCATGGCAAAAATGACAAGAGAGCCAGCAAGAGGGGAGAATCTGAAGCCTTCCTGCGATCTGGGCTCTTCTCAACCAAACACAAACACGAGTGCACTTGGGAAATTGTTGGGGATGCAAATGTAAGCCTGTCACTAAGCTGTAGCCAGCCAAGCAGCAGCAGCTACAACTGCACATACGAAGGGGAGCCGCAACAGTGCCCATTGTACGCCACGAAAGCCAAACAGTACTGGAAACAGATCCTCGGGAAATTTAAGAAAATGAAAAACGCCTGTGAGGACAATACCTTGAAGTCACGACTCTGTAAAAAGGCAGAAGCTACTAAGTCCCAGCTGGTAAAAATAGGTGGAGATGTCCTGGTAGAAACAGAAAAAGGCAAAGTCAAAGGGAAAGGTCATATTAAAGAACCTGAAAAGGGTCCAGAGGGAAGACCAAGAGATCCAGAAGTGAATGCAAATGTTGGCACAGAGAAGAAACCCAGTTCCAGAAAAAAGAAACCTGACACAAAATCCAGTCAGACACCAAATCCGTCCAATTCACCAGCTGGGCCTGAACTCACTACAGCCAGAGAAGTTAATGATGATATTGTAGAGTTGAATGAAAATTTGTCTGAAGCCTACTGTGCTGAAAAGTGGCATTCAGTGTGTTCTTTCTTTGTCAATTTCTGGAATGGCTGA